The following DNA comes from Paraburkholderia sp. PGU19.
TGCAACGTCACATTAGCGCCTTACGGCAGGCAATATCAGGCGGTCGCGGCTTCTCCCTTCCGTTACGCAGTAACCACGCTTATGAGCCAGCATGAACCTGCCTATCCATTAATAGATAATTGTTCCGTTGGTGCGAGTTCTCTCTTCTGATGGAAGTACGGGTTTGATTGTTCGAACGGACGCTTCCTGTTGTTCAGCGGGCTCGCCAACAGTGCAGTACCCTTGAGTCGCCGCGCAAATTCCGCGAGCGTATTTGGGGTTCTTGACACATACCTGGTCGCCCGTCTGGGGAATGCCTGGAGGCCGAGCGGCCTTGGCTTCGATGCCCAAACTTTTGCGTCAACGGGTGTGAACGATCTGTAGGAAAGGAGTTGCGCCATGCTTGTCCCCCGTCGAACGGCACCCGCACTTGTCGTTGATACCGTGAACCACGGTTCGTTCGATCTAGCCTCAAAGAGGCCGGGGCGAATGACATTGATCTATTTTTATCGAGGCCTTCATTGCGGGATCTGCGCGCCGCACCTTAAGGAACTGGAACGCCTGACTCCCCAATTCGTTGAACGAGGGGTCACGACGATTGCCGTCAGTTCCGATACCAAAGCTCGCGCGCGAGGAATGCAGAAAAAGATATCGGCTAACAACTTGCGAATCGGCTACGGACTTCCGCTAACCGAAGCTCGAAAATGGGGGCTGTTTATCTCGACATCTCATAGCGAGTCATCCATTGGAATCGAAGAGCTTGAAATCTTCTTTGAGTCTGGCCTCTTTCTGGTGCGTGCTGACCGGACAATCTACTATCTTTCCGTTCAGTCGATGCCTTTCTTGCGCCCCAATTTCGAGGATCTTCTGCACGCTCTCGATTTCGCGATTGAACAAGATTAACCGGCATGCAGCGAATACGTCGGCGTGCTATGACCATGACCTTTAAAGCAGATTTGTGACGCTTTGAGCGTTCATCGCCAAGCGAGTCTGACGCTTAAGCGTATCGAACGTCCGCTTGAACGAATCCGAAGGCCGATGTGCTCGGCGTTTTTGTGATCTTGCCGCCTGCACGCACCACTAGTTGACGCATCTCGCTGTAGGTCCGCCTCGTGCATTCGCCCCGCCCTCTCTCCTTCAAAAAAACGAGAGCCGCAGACCAGCCGTTAGCGGTCGGTCCGCGGGTACCGTCTCAGTATCGCATCATGATTGCCTTTCCATCGACACAATAGTCAGTGCTCCTTGACATTCTCGACGCGCACTTTGACCGCTAACTTAATGGTGCACAAATCTGCACATGCAGATTTGGGGCGCAGGGGTAACGGTGGTCCCTGCTGAGGGGGCGCGGCGTTATCACCGCAGCCAGTGGTGACTGCACTCCCGCGCGGTAAGCCGCGCCGGGTGGCGCCAGCGCTCGCGCACCACACCTCTGTACGCTGCATGAACGCTACGCCAGGCAGTCACACACGAATCTCCGCTTTTCCTTGCAGGTAGCTCGACGGCGTGATGACCACCCCGCACCGCAACACGGACAGCCGTGCCAGTGCGTGATAGACGTTCAGTCAACTTCTGCCCGCGTCGGGCGATCACGCCCGCTGCGGCAGCATGCACACTCCAGCCTCGTCGCGCTGCGTATTTCATCGCAGCGATGGCCGACATATGGGCCGGGTCAATCAGGATCAGTTCGACACCTGTCCGGAAGCACTTCGCTTCAAGCAGTTGCCGGTATTTTGCGTAGAGCAGCCCCGAAAGCATCCGTGCGCCCTTCGGGCTGAGCAGCGCCGTCGCTTTCTTTTTCGCTGCGGAATCGAGGTCCTCAGCGACGATAGGTTTCAGTTCGTCTTTCGCCCACGCCACCGCCGCCGCCAGCGCAGCACAGCCTCACGCTGGCCCGAGGCGGCATCTTCACGAAGCAACGCGAAGCGCTTCGTGCGTAGCAAGTTACCAAACGGATCCGCCTCGGTGACGGCTAGGTGATCAACGTTGCAATCCAGTCCGACCACGCCGTGCTGCACGTCGGGTGTCACCCTTCGGGCAAGGGCGTGGTCGAACGACACGAAGGCCCGCCAGTGACGTCCGTCCCAGTGCAGACGACAGGTGAGCGCGACATTCGCGGCTAATACCTCGTTCGGTGCCACACGGTCGTGATTGAATGTCACGTTGCTAATGATGAGGTATTTCCGCTCGAACTTCTTACGTAGGCAGTCCGGCACGCGAATCTCGAGTTGGTAACGATTGTCGCCGATGCGACTAGGCTGGTACAGCTGATTACCTCCGGTCTCGTCCTTCGAGCCACCAAAGAAGACCTGATACGAACGACGGTCCCGCCAGACGCTCAGCCACGCGTCATGGTTTCGGAGCCCGGCCTTTGCGAGGTCATGGTGCTGGGCAAACAGCTTGCGTGTGCCAAAGCAGATGCCGGGCAAATTGGCAGCGAGCCGGCGCTCGAGTCTGGCACGCTTCGCCTGCAAGCGCGTCAGCGCCAGGCCATTGCGATATGTGGTGTGGCGAAGCTTTGCCTCGCGTTGCGGATTCATGCGCGGCCGATCGGCCGCAATCTCGCCAAGACGTGCCCGCCGTGTGTCGAGCTGGCGCTGCTGGTCACGTATTGCCTTGAGCAGGTCCTTGCGTTCCGAAACCAGCAGCTCACGTGTGCCATCGAGCAGCCCCTGCAGGTTAATCGCTATCGCATTGAACATGCGCGCGAAAATGCCGTGCTGCCGGCAGAATGCCGTCTTCTGCGACTTCGCCTTGCCGCCGTTTGCTGCGATGCGCGCGTACAGCTTGCGCTTCATTGTGCCGTAAAGCGCCGTCATCGCATCGAGCGTTTGCTCGTCATGCGATGGCAGGTTCAAGCGTGTCTGCGTCGTCGACTGCATCAGGCCGCCAGCGCCCGCAAGTTCTTGCGACTGCGTGATCGGTACAGCCGCGAGGAAAAGACAGTCAGGATCTCGACAAGGTCTTCCGTCAGCTGCTGCTCGCGGCTGGCATCCGGTGCGGTATCCAGAATCACGACCTCGACGCCAAAGAATTCGCAGATTCGAAACAGCAACCCGCTACCGAAACGCAGCAGCCGGTCTTTGGTGACTAGAACAAGCCGGGCGACGCGTCCGCGAAGGATCTCGAGCAGCAATCGCTATCGCCCTTTTTTGCGGTATGGTAGTTCAGGCCGCTTCCCAGGACCGAAATGACTCGACATCTGTAAACCCAGCCTCGACGCCTGCGTCTCCAACTGCCCAGCCAGGTCGTGTGAAGAAACACGAGCGTAGCAGATCGTCTTGCCGTTTGCGACACGCTCAGCCCCAACGACGGTCTGCACAGTGTCATGTCGATAACGTCGATGCCCACCGATAGTCCAGCAGACCGGCAGCAATAATCCCAGCCGGGGCCAGCGTCGCAGTGTACCCACCGCCACACCCAGTACCGTCGCAGTCTCGCCAATCGATAACAGTCGCATAAGATATCTCCCGTGATATCTCGTAAAGCGACCATGCTTAAACATGGTCATGTTTAAGCGCACTTGACAGTTACTGCTCGAAACCCTTGGTCACAACAAGAGGCTGCATTGCGCGAGTTTTCCTTCCCTATTCCGGCGGCGACACACACATACAGCTCGCGCGCCGCCGCGTTCTCGGGGACGTCTGATTTCGCGCCTATTGAACGCAAACATGGCATAGATCGACGGTCCGAAGATAAACATTTCTATTAAGCCACGGCACGAAAACGTATTCATCGTAAGCGTTTGAGCCAATGAAAATCCAATGATGCAAAGAGCAAGACATAGAAATATCCTCGATTTAGCTGTACATCGCAATCGATTGAAAAATAGGAAATAAATCGTTAAAATGCGCTCGAAAACCTCCTCCATTGAAAACTGATATCTATGCGTGACCCACGGCTTAATATTAGACAGAGGCGCGAAAAAATCCATTATCCATAGGAGGTTTCACACACCACATAAGAGTCTGCTCAATATACTTAAGTATCGCAAACGAGCCGAGGATGCTTGCTCTGTATCAGAGTCAATGACAAAACACTTCGCGCAAGAAAGCGCAACCAAGCCACCGATGCAGTACGGTGATAGGATTCGCCCAGCGCAATCTCTGTGGCGTCGCGCCGAGCCGAGTGAATGCTTGGCGCTAGCTCTCTCGAATAGCCCGGTCGCTACTAACTTATTAGCGACGGGTTGTTAATGATTTGATGGCCGCCGTCTGCGATCGCATAATTTTCTTGATTTGAAGCGACATCTTTCAAATACACCTCCATTCTAACCAGCTCGGCGGCCGATTTTGCTTTCTTTTTTTTCATCAAATGCGACCGGTCTGTCTTGATGGTTATTTCGCTGAGACAAAATTCCGAAGCGATCTGCTTATTCAGCAATCCCTGCGCCTTGATAGCCATCTACGGCGTCGTCGAACCGGCCCAGTTCTTTGAGAGCGACGGCGCGGTTAAAGTGCAGCACCGCATCATCCAGAAAGTGAACGAATGCCTCGTCGAATAGAAGAAGTGCATCGTTACAGCGCGCCTCGAGTTCGCGTAGAAGCGCACCGAGGTCCACGTACGCCGCATAGTAAGGTAGCGGCGATATCTCGATTGCCTTCCGACAAGCCTGCTCTGCTCCATTGCGGTCCGACGTTCCGAGCTGTTCGCCCGGGTTGTACCATTCCTCTGCGTGTCGTTCGCCATTGTGACGAGCAGGTGCCAGTGTCGAGGAACACCACGTTGCCCTGATCTCAGCGACTTTGAAGTCCGGCAAGAGTTGGCCGGTGACTGCGTCCCACTGCGACGGCCCCATCCGCACTGCGACGTCGTTGCCGACGGCCGAAACGCGGATACCTGTCAGCGGCAACTCATCGGGCAATGCCTCTCTGGGTCTTGAGAGCGCCGCAATAATCTTACGCGGCGGTATTCGCGCTGTCCGCAACTGCAACGCTGTGCGAAGAAGAACGGCATCTCGGAGGGTGAAGCGATACGCATTTCGCGGCCCGCGCGTTGGGGTTACGAGTCCCGCTGCAACGAGACCCGAGAGCACGCTGCGCGATACGCCAAGCAAGCCTTGCAGCTCGCGCATCTGTAGGCGCCTGATCGTCAATGCCAACGACTGGGAAGTCGCCTAATATGCTGCCCCTTCACGTTAGCGTCCAACGGAACCGCTGTGCATCAGCGATGCGACGAGAAAGTCTGAGCAGTTGATTCCTCAGCGAATGAGTCGTCCGGGGCGAACCTGTCCGGGCGCGGCGTTGATCAGGGAATCGGAAGCGCGTCTTGTACGTCGGTGGGCGTCACGTTTTCTTGCTCCGGAATCTTCTCATCGTTCTCGCACATAACGAACGACCCGATATCCTTGAGTTTCAGTGGGCGACATTGACGGCAAACAACAGCGAGGTAATCCACGCTGACTACCTGGACCTCGAACATGCCCCGACGAACTGTTTCATCTTCCACGTAGGTGAGATGAAATTCAGTCATGTCAACGGGACCACCACATTTTCCACAGATCTCGACGGGTTCAAGGCCCGGCCGACGGATCGGCACATTTTCTCGCGCCATCACATCAGTTCTGCGCGCGGTCAAACATTCCAACGAACAGTAACACTCCAGCCCGTATGTACCTTCTATTTCGACTTCCGGAAGTGAATATTCAAAATGGACGCGGTCCCATTCGCGGGAGCTGCTGAAAGCGCGCGATTTGAATCTTCTGTCGCAAGTAAAGCACTCGTACTCGTCATTTGGAATCGAACTCATCGAACCCTCCGTAGTCCGACGCGGTAATAGCCCAGCCTAGATGAAAAGCGGGAGGCGTTCCAGCGCTTCGGCGGTATGGCAACATACTGTGAGGCTAAACCGAATCAATCGCACGGGTCGCTGTCAATCTTGCGATCCCATGCGTTTTGCCGCGGTGGTTAAGACTTTGCACAGCGGATCTGAATTCAAGTTTGCTGTTATATCGGACTTAACAAAGCAGGCGCGTGCTCGCGCGTAACAGCGCGAAGCGAAGCTCGGTGACGGTCTCTTCGCACTCGCGATTCGGCGCGGCAGCAGTCGCGTTCGGCTTTGCGCCGTTCAGACTCGTACGCAATGCTTCCATGAGGTCTACGACCTGCCTTACTCCGTCCGTAGCTTCAGCCAGTTTTTCGCCACGATCTTCTTACCTTCGGTCTTCTTGTCGATCGCAGCGAGAATGCGTTGCTTCTCCTCGTCGACATAGGGAAGTCGGATCGTATTGATCTTCTGCGTCCTGGTCGATAATTTGCAAATCAAACACCGATGACGATGTATCGTCGGAATCGCACCGACGTGGCGTGCCGTCAGCCCCCTGGTTCACTGCCGCCGGGATCTGCAAGCCGTTGAGCAGCGAGTTGTTGCCGGTCACTTTCACGCCCCGAATCGCTGCCGCGCAAAACCGGTCTTATCAAGGCCGCGCGCATGCGCTCGATGATGGCTTCGCCGGCCTGATCGCCTTCGACGCCCCTCCATCGCACACAGGCCGTAGCGCCAGATTTGACAACATCTTGACCGCTCATGCAATCCACTTCCCGCAGTTCTCTCCAGATTACCCCGGCCTCTTCGTACTCGATCACCCGGTACTCCCCGTACGATTTGAGCTCTCCCGAAGTCTCGACGGGATCCGAAGAGGGATCACCGGACCTTGCAGCGGTTGATCGGCCTGTTCACGATCTCGCCTGTTTCCTGATCAACGTAATGCACCTGGAAAACCAGCTTGGCGATGTCTACACCCACTGCCATACTGTTCATCGTGGATCCTCCGGTTGCCGGGAAATGCGTGCATTTTCCTTCTTGGGCACTTCGATGCCGTTGGCCCGTGAGGATCCACCTCCTTCATCTGCTCTCACGGTTTCGGGTGGGACGCGTTCATTTCATTCTCGATAAGCGCGGTTCGCCATTCGGGAGTCTCTTACTTTGCCTCGCGAGCATGGACATGACAACCCGGAACGCCCGGATTTGCTCATAAACGTAAGCGACGCCGTTCGCCAGTTCTGGGCCGAGCTTGCCAATGCTTTCCGCATTCGCCTCGAAAATAGGACTTCCCGGTGCGGGCATTTCACGTAGCGATAATTCCCCGCCTGTTTTGGCTCGCCCATGAAGAAGGGTAAGCATGTTCTTTAGAAGCGGTATCGCCTCTCCATGCGATTTTAGTTCACCGGCAAGTGCGCCCGCGAGCGCTTGGCTATCCCGAAAGCGTTTGTAGTCTTCGGCAAAGAAATTATTGAAATATCCGCCGGCAAGTACACCGGCAAAGCCGATGACCGTCGCGCTAACGTCTGCCATAGGTTTCCTCTTCGCTAAGGATGGTCTACGGCTAAGCGATGTGCCAAGCCACGAGCGGCCAGTCGTCCTGAAACGTTTGCGTGTGTTTGATCTTCACCCGGCCGGTCCCGGCGAGATCGCGGCGCCTGTCAAGCAACACTCATCGGCGTTTCATCTGTTACAGCCGAGCGCGGGCGACGGCACAGCTAATCCTGCATTTGTGCACCGGATAAACCCCGGTGCTTGAACATTCAAACCGATTGCGAAGGCAAGTCATGCAGCTTGCCAGATCAGTCACCCGTCTCGCGCAATCCAGACACGCCTCGCCAAAGCGCCTGTGAGCCAAACGGCACGCTCGCTGATCCGCGATGCTCAGGTTAGCGACGACCGGTCGGTGCGGTTATCGGGAATACGGCTGTGTCAGGGTCCATTCCAATCCGTTTTGATTCGCCCAGGTCTATGCCGGACAAGGGTTTCATGGATTTCCACTGCTCCTAGTTCTGCGCAATCGACTGTACTAAACGCAACGATCGAGTTGGACACTTTCAGCGGATGTTTGCCACATGTCCGACTATCACCGACGAGTGGACCGCGGAGCACAGGAGTTCATGCCAGTGGCCGAGCGGCCGGAGTTAAAGAAGCGAGCTGGTCGACACCGCGTTGAGTTGACACTCCTGGTATTGCCCAACTAGGCGGTCATCACCCCAGCTCCTCCCTCCGGCTGCCATCCGCCATCTGCCGGCTGTCGTCTGCCGGACAAGCCGTGCTCCAGCGGTCGTGTCACGCCCGCCGGTGCCGACGTGATGCTAGGATCTATCGAGCAAAGTGCCACTAAAGTGATACCTGGATCAGTAAAGTGCAAAAAATCCCTTCGCCGAGACAACCAAGTACAACCTATGTGCCACATATGTTCAATGCACTCGCCAGGCTCCGCGGCCGTAGTGATGCGGCCGTAGTCAAGCTGGTCTCAACAGCGCATACAAAACGTCATTCAACATCGCTGATATAGATATACTTCCAGCCAGAGAAAACGGCTGTGTCAGGGATACACGACCGCACGTAAATCGTCGGAATCTCAATACCTAAGGGCCCGAGCGAGATGCCGCCCAGCGCGACCGTCAGCCTTATACGCAACGCCGTGCGCGTGACTACCATCTCAACAGAGGTCTTCCCTTCTTCACGCCGTAATCACGCCGACCACAAACGCGATTCGTCCCGTTCATGTCGGAAATTTTTCGTACTAGAACGTACTCTTTAGCGTGGAAGATTTCTGTTGCACGCCCAGATCACATCGGGTAATCTTCCCCCTGAACTGAGAGGCCGCAGAGCGGCATAGGTTGATCAACAGATCGACCACCCGGATGCAGGAGCACGACGAGTGCTCATATGAAGCCGAAATGTTTAGGTCAAGTTGTTCGATCTGGGCATTGACCGTGCAACGGCACTCCGTCACCGGGTGCGACTCATCGGAGTGCGCGTACGGGCCACCGACGAGCATCCTGTCCGCGTATGAATGATTCATACGTTTCGGGCGACTTTCCCTGAAATCCAAATCCCAACGTAACGCAAACGTCTCGCTGGTGTGGCCACTTCAACCACGAGACCGCCAGATAAGCCGAGCCAGGCCTCAGGCCTAACCGCGCATCAGCAAGCTTCGACGCGATGCATCCTCTCTGCGGATCGCGCTCGTCGCTCCGCTGCCTAAATGCAGCGAATAAAAATTCCCATTCGCAATTCAATCGACTTTAAGGCGTCGCGCGTTGGCCGCGCGCGCGACGCCCTCCGTAAATTGCATGACCGCGGCAAGTCGTTTCCTTGAGGGGACACGCACGGCATCATGCCGGCTATCTTTCATGCAGTGAATCGCCTGATTCTGTTCGCTCAGGCAATGGAGCTTTACCGGTATTACGCTCAATCGGCTGCGATTCGCCGGTTGAGTGGCAACATGCGAGACACGTAAGGAGAACCTAAGTATACCTTAGCGAATATTCCGGACGCCGCTTGCATCGGCGCAAGACAAGCTCGCGGGGAGTACACCTCCACCATGAACTCTCCGCAACCAACCTGATTTTCAACGATGACAGGAGCGCAACTCATGTTTAACGAACCCACCTTTGGGATTCAAAAGCCGGTAGCTGTCGGGGTCGATGTCGGTTACTCCTCGACCAAGTACGCATTCATGCGCGATGGAGAAGTCTCAACCGGGAGCTTTCCGTCTATTAGCGTTCGCTCGCCGCAGACCGCGTTGACGGCTGGCATGGAGGGAATCGGAGTGCGCGAGGCTGATCTCAGAATCGACCTTGAGGGAGGCGAGACCTTTATGGTCGATACGTTGGATAGCGAAGTTGTCTCGACCAGCACGACCCGCAGCGAAAACGACGACTTCGCGACGACCGAAGAGTACCGCACCCTGGTCCTGGCCGCACTCGTCAAGTGTGGCTTCAGGAATATCGACCTGCTGACGTTGGGTCTCCCATTTCACACGTTCCACGCCTATGCGCCGCTGCTGATCAAGAAATTTCGCGGTGTTCACAGCTTTGGACATGGCACATTCACGATCAACGATGTCGCGGTTCTCCCTCAGCCACTCGGCTCGTACGCGTATTTGCGAGCGACAGCCCCGGACGCATTTGTGAACGGGACATCGTGCGCGGTCATTGACTCGGGCTGGGGTACGACGGACACGTTCGTATCTTCGGCCAGCTTTAAAATCGACCGTCAGCGCTGCGGCGGTTTGCCAGGAGGCGCAGCCCTTGTTCTTCGCGAAATTGCATCGCGACTGCAAGCTAACTTCAAAGGGCGCTTCACCAATATTGACCGGATCGACCGTGCGATAGCTCAAGGCACCCCCCTCTATCACAACGGCGAGCAGATCGACCTCAAGCCGTATTTGCAGGACGCCCTTCACGTCACGATCCCGGTTTGCCGGTCGGTTCTTACCACGCTCCGGACGACCGAGGATCTCACCGTATTCGCTGCGGGAGGCGCGGGGCACTACTACCTCTCTACTCTGCGCGACGTACTTGGGTGTAAGGTCAAGCTTCTGGATCAACCCCGTTTTACAAACGCCGTCGGTTTTCTACTGGCAGGGCAATCGGCGTGCAAGGCGCGCTCATGAAATCGCACAAAATTCAGGTCACGATAAATTCGGCCGGCCAGCCCAAACTGACCGACCGTCTTGACCGTGAGCCGTCCCCACGGCGGCGCGCAGATCTCATCAAACATCTCGCCGAGCTCGGGGCCATGCTCGAGAGTATCGGGCTCACTAACATCCTGGGCAGCACAACCCCCCGGTCAGACAGCACCAATATGAGAATAGTGCCGTCTCTCGAAAGCAAACCCATCAAAGGAGAACTGGGAGACGACTTCTTCACCAACGCTCTGGCCGACTACATGCCGGGCTCATCCCGGACCTCTGAAGAAGAACCGTCCTAGGGACTGTTCTCACAAATTCGCATCTTCACGGAATTGCAGCGCAACCAGATCGTTCGTATCTGGAACAAGGCGGTTTCGATGGATGGCAGCGAGGGAAGAAAACGGACCTCAAGCAATCGGAAATTCACGACGTGGATGGACCGCCAAGATTCACATTGTTACCGCGGATGCTCGAACAACAATAGTGTCCGCACTCTCTCCGGTCAGGCGGATAATGGACCACAAGGGCGAGCCCTGTTGCAAAGCCTTGTGCGGTCCGATCGGTGGCTGCCCCCGCTTATGGAGAAGGTAAATGAAGGCGACAAGACGCGACAACTCGCGCCTCGCCCCCGGCTTCATCCCTGTTGTTCCACCCAACAACCAACCTTTTTGAACCATGGGAATTCGACCGCGAGATGCACAAGCGCAGACTCGAAGTCGAACGGCGGGTTCGTTGCCCCGAAAGCTTCCATCGTGTCTTCTCCCGATTCGACACGCTGGACCTCATGCTCCTCGCTTTCATCAATTTCGCGTTCGTTGTCAAAGGATTCAGATAGTGTGAAAGGCCCCAAGAGAAACTGCCTCGGCAAGACAGGTACACCGGACTTGCCATGGAACCGGTTGTGCTCTCCTCGAAGCTTCCATGAACTACCGCGCGATCCTTCTCAGTACGACATGTTGCATCCTGACAACAGCGAAGCAGGTATGCCACAAAATCTTTTTTTACTTATATACTTGTCACCAGCTGCTAGTCCAGCATGAGTCCTCCGGGACACCGCTTCAGAATTAACGTATGAAAGACTGCTCATCCGCCCAGGACGGTCGCCTCATACGAGTAAAATGCGTCTTTTTTCGAAGACGATGCCTGCTTCTCGCCTGAGAGGTGGGTTGGCGTTTCCTCCCGACCAGAAAATCACCCCGGCTAATTGCTGGCGTGCTTCGACGTCGCATGCAGAGACATGTTCGAAGGGCGTCTCTTAGCGTCGTTCGGGCTTGGAGCGCGGAGCAATTGGGATCGCACTTCCGATGTGATCCGCCGCCCCCTCAAGAAACCGCAACTCATCAAGCATGTGCCAGAGCGTCCTGCTCGTCACTAGAAATGGCTCTCGCGCCGCAGTCGCTGCCCTTGGTCAGGGCTCCGCAT
Coding sequences within:
- a CDS encoding peroxiredoxin-like family protein, giving the protein MLVPRRTAPALVVDTVNHGSFDLASKRPGRMTLIYFYRGLHCGICAPHLKELERLTPQFVERGVTTIAVSSDTKARARGMQKKISANNLRIGYGLPLTEARKWGLFISTSHSESSIGIEELEIFFESGLFLVRADRTIYYLSVQSMPFLRPNFEDLLHALDFAIEQD
- a CDS encoding MerR family transcriptional regulator: MTMFKHGRFTRYHGRYLMRLLSIGETATVLGVAVGTLRRWPRLGLLLPVCWTIGGHRRYRHDTVQTVVGAERVANGKTICYARVSSHDLAGQLETQASRLGLQMSSHFGPGKRPELPYRKKGR
- a CDS encoding ParM/StbA family protein, coding for MFNEPTFGIQKPVAVGVDVGYSSTKYAFMRDGEVSTGSFPSISVRSPQTALTAGMEGIGVREADLRIDLEGGETFMVDTLDSEVVSTSTTRSENDDFATTEEYRTLVLAALVKCGFRNIDLLTLGLPFHTFHAYAPLLIKKFRGVHSFGHGTFTINDVAVLPQPLGSYAYLRATAPDAFVNGTSCAVIDSGWGTTDTFVSSASFKIDRQRCGGLPGGAALVLREIASRLQANFKGRFTNIDRIDRAIAQGTPLYHNGEQIDLKPYLQDALHVTIPVCRSVLTTLRTTEDLTVFAAGGAGHYYLSTLRDVLGCKVKLLDQPRFTNAVGFLLAGQSACKARS